In Myxococcus stipitatus, the following are encoded in one genomic region:
- a CDS encoding DUF4280 domain-containing protein, with amino-acid sequence MGAQVVMGAVLQCSFGVAPSSLVVPPTSKVMGPVPAANILDNKPMANILPFGMCQSMANPTVAAATAAAMGVLTPMPCVPATAAPWVPGCPKVMVGNMPALDSNSKLMCSYGGVIQVVSPGQVKIING; translated from the coding sequence ATGGGAGCCCAGGTTGTCATGGGGGCGGTGCTGCAGTGCAGCTTCGGCGTCGCACCCTCCTCACTGGTAGTGCCACCGACCAGCAAGGTCATGGGGCCGGTGCCCGCCGCGAACATCCTCGACAACAAGCCCATGGCGAACATCCTGCCGTTCGGGATGTGCCAGTCGATGGCCAATCCCACGGTGGCGGCGGCCACCGCCGCGGCCATGGGTGTCCTCACGCCCATGCCCTGCGTCCCCGCCACCGCGGCCCCGTGGGTGCCCGGCTGTCCCAAGGTGATGGTGGGCAACATGCCCGCGCTGGACAGCAACTCCAAGCTGATGTGCTCGTACGGCGGCGTCATCCAGGTCGTCTCCCCCGGTCAGGTGAAAATCATCAATGGCTGA
- a CDS encoding type VI secretion system protein IglI family protein, producing MADAALSLPPFEGTFLEEPLEGEPRAEPADAEPDPRVEAVTEAVAGGDYAAAARSAEALLREGLHDTRLVGPYLFGSFHELGLRSMPVLFRSLLQVLSVSRNAFGPVAKRDIFLESGLRWLLRSLNKHIAHHEKKQDATWKRWCEADNREPILEALPLTGSILAALPGALPKNGCEEPFRNLSQWLRRHLETLPEPAPPPAPSAPPTEAPAATRPEPRADEATPVKPEAAPRATAPAAPTPPVPGVPMSPPLALLIRKLEAFDLLVQQGAMPKAGVVAADVMATVERFDPRVYLPSLFTRFFAGLTSHANSLEPYLHESESLPMRALEQLYRVDLDAFLALSPGESPEEED from the coding sequence ATGGCTGACGCGGCCCTCTCCTTGCCTCCGTTCGAAGGCACCTTCCTGGAAGAGCCCCTGGAGGGAGAACCCCGCGCCGAGCCCGCGGACGCCGAACCCGACCCTCGGGTGGAAGCCGTCACGGAGGCCGTCGCGGGGGGTGACTACGCTGCCGCCGCCCGGAGCGCGGAGGCCCTGCTGCGAGAGGGATTGCACGACACGCGGCTCGTCGGCCCCTACCTGTTTGGTTCGTTCCACGAACTCGGCCTGCGCTCGATGCCGGTCCTGTTCCGCTCCCTCCTCCAGGTGCTCTCCGTCAGCAGGAACGCGTTCGGCCCCGTGGCCAAGCGCGACATCTTCCTGGAGAGCGGCCTGCGCTGGCTCCTGCGTTCGCTGAACAAGCACATCGCCCACCACGAGAAGAAGCAGGACGCCACGTGGAAGCGCTGGTGCGAGGCCGACAATCGCGAGCCCATCCTGGAGGCGCTGCCGCTGACCGGGTCCATCCTCGCCGCGCTTCCCGGCGCCCTCCCCAAGAACGGCTGCGAGGAGCCGTTCCGCAACCTCAGCCAGTGGTTGCGCCGCCACCTCGAGACCCTTCCTGAACCCGCCCCTCCCCCGGCCCCCTCCGCCCCCCCCACCGAGGCGCCCGCGGCCACCAGGCCCGAGCCCAGAGCCGACGAGGCAACGCCCGTGAAGCCGGAAGCCGCGCCCCGGGCCACCGCCCCGGCCGCCCCGACGCCCCCGGTTCCAGGGGTGCCCATGTCCCCTCCGCTCGCGCTGCTCATCCGCAAGCTGGAGGCCTTCGACCTGCTGGTCCAGCAAGGCGCCATGCCCAAGGCGGGCGTGGTGGCGGCGGATGTGATGGCCACGGTGGAGCGCTTCGACCCGCGCGTCTACCTGCCTTCGCTCTTCACCCGCTTCTTCGCCGGCCTGACCAGCCACGCGAACTCGTTGGAACCATACCTGCATGAGAGCGAGTCGCTGCCCATGCGTGCCTTGGAGCAGCTCTACCGCGTGGACCTGGATGCCTTCCTCGCCCTGTCTCCGGGCGAGTCACCCGAAGAGGAGGATTGA